One Carettochelys insculpta isolate YL-2023 chromosome 1, ASM3395843v1, whole genome shotgun sequence genomic window, TGCGCAGagcctgccacctcctcctctggcatctcAGGCTCTGGCTGGTAATGGGGAGcgagtgaggtgggggtgtgatCTGCCTGAGTCGCTGGGGCTCCTCACTGCAAGAGTTAGCAGAATTTTCAGCACTGGGATGCCCAGTGTTAGCAGTGTCTCAGCTGAGGTGCTCCGGCAGTGCCACTGTAGTGTTTTAAGCATTACCTGGACGAGTGGCAGGCAACCCGGCCTTTTGCAGCCCAGCTGGGTAACCCGACTGGGGTCACAAGACACTGAAtgactgcaggcagcagtgcccaaAGCTCCCAGTGGCTCTGGTTCCAGGCTCCCAGAcaaagggagctgtgggaagctgcaTCCATCACATCCCTGTGGCCCCCTCACATGCAGGTGCTGCTTCTCACAGCTCCTTCTCCAGACATTGAATAATTTTTGTCACTCTTTGGTTGAATCATTCATCTTTAATTTTGTGGTactaatttatttgtattttgtttaaaataaaaggaaaatgtgtataCTTCACTAAAATGAGTGTATTCTGCAGCAATACGGTGTGTTATAAAGctcatttttcttctgaatttcttcaaaagagattgttaattttttttattttaaaatgggaatttcaTCTAGAGTAGTTTTTTCTTCATCcatataaactcttatcattctctgcattttaacaaaaaaaaaaagcctatagTCAATTCGATTTCCAGTGATATATTATTCTCATTTTAAGAAGTTCAGCATTGACTTTACTGTGTCAAAACAGGATACTAGTCCAAatttctgtttatttatttattataaggTTATTGTCAAGCAATTCTATTCCAGGTTAATTCTATTTTTCTGACGTATTTTTGGTTCAGTctttttcaacattcactcagttatgtcagttttgaggagtgTACTAGCTTTGAAAATTGTCTCTTTTCGGTTTGTTTTGTGAGACTTAAAGCCGTTCTAGGAATATCGTGTTTTCCTGGCCCAGACAAACCCTCATGTTTCTTTCAGTTTTGATTAGAGGAATCGTTCTGCTAAATGTGGTGGGCCTGGCTCTTATTATTCACAAGTTTTTCATTAAGCAGACAGAGAAACTCTCTGAATACAAACATATGCAGTCCTGTTTCTGAGCATTAGGCCGGTCAAGAATGGATTTTTCACTCATGTCTTTAACGTCCCTGATCAGTTTTCAAAACTTCTGATTTCAACTGCTTTCTGTCTATTTTCCTCttacctcctgtgtaacacattGCTTCCTTCCTCGCCTTCCCCACAGATATTTGCTGCCTAACCTTTGCCATGGAACtcgatttttaataaaaatctctTTGTCCACTGGACTTCTGTCAGTTCCAGGTTTTATTTTCGTATGGTCTTTCAAGTGGTCCCCTTCTTGTTTCCTCTCAATACTAAACAATCCCAGACTTTTCAGCCTCCCCACACATGGCAGCCTTCCCCAGTCTCATAGCGTGTCTCAGAACTCTTCCTGCCGTTGTCTATTTTCTTTGTACAGACTGGGTGACCAAAATTGGGCCCATCTCCAGAGGAGATAATTCTCCACCCCATTCCTTGGGTATCCGAACACCAGCTATCTTTTAGGCACTGCTATGAATGAGTTAGAGTTTCAGAGGTgttaaatcaattattttgatTTCCCTAATGTCTATTTCCTGAGAGTGTCTTTTAAGATTTGCTGCACAATGAGGTGTGGAAATTATCATTATTGAGAAATGTATGAGTGTAAATACGCAATCGTCAGTAGTAGGGTCGCATGTTCACAGTCAATCTTtccaaaaaatggaaaatgtcaatTCTGATTTTGTGAAGAGTGACCTATCAGCTTCACCATGAGAATAGCTTCTTTAAGTGCATGCAATGTTTCATATTAACATCTTTTGTTCTTTCAGGGATTTGTATGGTGATCATTGCCTGAAATCCTGAGCACTCACAGGAAGATAGGATTACTTATGGTACATGTAGGAGACATAATTTTGCATCAGATTTGGACACCTTCTTCCCTTCTCCATGTCAGATTCCAATACAACCTACTTCTCCAATCCCTCCCacttcatcctgctgggcattcctggtcTGGAAACAGtccatgtctggatctccatccctttcagtgcCATGTACATAATTACTGTCTTGGCAAATTTCACCATCCTATTCATCGTGAAGATCGATGTGGCCCTTCATGAGCCCATGtattatttcctctgcatgctggctgtcacCGACCTGGTCCTGTCTACAGCTACCATTCCCAAAATGCtcagcatcttctggttcaattccagggagATTGGTTTCAATGCCTGCCTCGCCCAGCTGTACTTCATTCATTCTTCCTCAGTGATTGAGTCTGGGATTTTTGTGGCCATGGGTTTtgatcgctacgtggccatctgccatcccctgagacattctGCCATCCTGAATAACCACATGGTGGCCAAGATAagcctggctgtggtgctgcgcGGTGGAATCCTCATTTTGCCTTGCACCTTTGTGGCGAGGCATTGGCCATACTGTAGAACCAACATCATCCCCTATACACAGTGTGAACACATGGATGTGGTGAGACTGGCCTGTGCTGACGTCCGCGTCAGTAGTTATTACGGCCTCTTTCTACAAATCTGTATGAGTGGTCTGGATGTGTTCTTTATTACTGTGTCCTATATTCAGATCCTCAGGGCTATCTTCCGCCTCCCCACAAAGGAAGCTCGGCTCAAGACCTTTGGGACCTGCACTTCCCACATCTGTGTCATCCTAACATTTTACATTCCAACTGTCTTTAGCTCCCTCACAGCTCGCTTTGGTGACAATATACCCCTGTATTTCTACATCCTCATTTCTAACATTTACCTCCTGGTGCCTCccatgctaaaccccatcatctacgGGGTGAGAACCAAACAGATCCGGGACAGGCTGCTCCGGCTTTTTATTCAGAAAGGGACCTAGAAAATTTCTTCTTCTGCTTTGCTTCACAGACAGAGATGAGCTGGCTGGGAACATAGGGTTAGTCTGTGTGCATAATTTGCGTGCGGCTCCTTAACTCTTAGCGCTGCCAGACTTTTAATTTTATATCTCAGTATAAGAGGTCACTGGAAGGTTtccccccttctccacctcttacCCTAATGTCCAGCTCTTGTTCCACATTTTCCCTTGAGGGCCCAGTCTTCTCTCTGAGGTTTCTTCCCTCTTGCTTACTCATCTCCTCCTCCGCCACTCTTGCATCATCTCTATGATGGTCCCCCGAGTGTGTCACCTAGAACTGTGGTATAGCTGAGCCCTCTGTCTCACCAGTCTGAGTCCCCTGTTGCACTGTGATGTGACAAGCTGCAAAGACCTCTAAGCTTGCCTCAGATCCGGATGCCCAGGCAGGGACAACCCCCCAGCTATCTTCATAGCCAGCCACTGCATGGACCCACAATGGAGGGTCTACAAACAAAATACTCCCTGCTCCCCTGATGACCCAAAGCTGCATTCACCACCGTGTCCTGATTAAAGCCCAACCTGTGTGACTTGGTTACCCACTGCACTGCGTCCACAAAGGAAACTGAACACACACCAGTTCTTGTTCTCGAGGTGAGATTTATCCCTTTTGCACTTCAAACAACACACAGTGTAACAGATCAAAGTCGATGAGCAtaagaaatgaaacaaaatctCAATCGCAATCTAATATATGTGTTTGGATTTGAAAGAGGCAGCATCTTATTCAGTTATCTAGTACAAGCAGAttagttggaggattgggccaaaagaaagctgatgaagctcaacaaggataagtgcagagtcctgcacttgggacggaagagtCCCATGGACTGTTACCGGTTGCAGACTGattggttaagtagcagtacagtaGAAAACGAGCTGGGCTTTATAGcgtatgagaggctggatatgagtcaacagtgtgcccatgtagcgaaaaaggctaacggcatattgaggtgcattacgagaagcattttcagcatatctaaagaagttattattcccctctattcaacactggttAGGCAGCATCTGGAGTATTGGGTCCACTTCTGAGATCCACATTACAGAAGGGATGCGGATgctttggagcaggtccagtggagggtaaaaaaattattaggagactggagcacatgacctttgagagagagactgagggactgaggcttatgtagtttgcagaagagaagagtgtggggTGACTTGATGCTggccctcagcttcctgaagggaggctgtaAGGAGAATGGAGAGGGGAAGTTCTCTGTAGTGgaaaatgtcagagcaaggagcaatggtctcaagatgcCGTGGTAGAGGTCtaattggacatcaggaaaaacgaattccccaggagggtggtgaagcactgtaatgcgtTACCTACTGagcttgtgaaatctccatccccagaggtttccTTGGCCCTGTGAAAGAAATCTGAGGTggctggaataatggagacttggtgggacaatttgcataactggagcagggtcatggaaggttataaagagtttaggaaggacagagagggagaaaaggaggaggagtcacACTCTATATGAGGCAGCAGgttgattgctcagagctctagtataaggagggagaaaatccagttgagtgttttGGGTTAAGCTTTGAGGTGGAAGTAACAAAGGTGGTgttgttggtgtctgctatagaccgccagatcagggagatgcggtaaatgaggatttcttcagacaggttaatgaagcttccaaatcacaagccctggttctcatgggagactttaatcatccggacatttgttgggagaccaatacaggagcaaacagacaatccaggaagagttttggagaatgttggggataacttctttgtacaagtgctgaaggaacaaaccaggggccgtgcacaacttgacctgcagctcacaaacagagaaaaaacagtagagccgtgtctacacatgcacgttacttcgaagtagcggcactaacttcaaaatagcgcccgtcacggctacatgtgttgagtgctatttcaaagttaacatcgactttaggcggcgagacgtcgaagccgctatcctcctcaggagatgggaatagcgccctacttcaacgttcaatgtcgaagtagggaccctgtagtcgttgcgcgtcccgcaaggtagaaattgcagggtcctccatggcggccatcagctgaggggttgagagacgctgtctacagcccctcagctcaatggtggccgcgtggagcggccccttaaaagtcccctccccctcccttcctgtgcaggaagctgagggaacgtgcaggcagcagcccagacacacggccagcctgcacgtccctcagccatccaaaccagccaccccacctgagatggctggccggcagcccccccagcgcccccaggggacccccgccaaggggagccagggaagccaggccagccaggctagccaggcaagcaggcagccaggccgggaagcggcagcggggcccctcctggacagaggctgaggtgcgggacctgctggggctctggagcgaggaggaggtgctccaggtaatggggtgcaagaggcggaacgcggatgcattctctcggctggccgagggcctggcggccccgggtcaccctgcccgcactctggatcatgtacgcagtaaagtgaaggagctgcggcagggttacgcccgggcccgggatgcagccggccgatctggggccgcccccgtgacttgccccttttacagggagctcagggacatcctgggcccccggcacacctcctcccctccggccacccttgatacatcAGCTggcgagccccagcaggccctgcagccagagtccggacaggaggtaagccccgcaccccgggggtcccccctggagcccacccccggtccatcgcagccggaggaggaggaggaggaggggggctcctcctctgcagagaccGGGCTGcatatcctcctcctgccctcccggagcagcagccgggcgtccgccccccggggatccacagtccgtgggagtggactgacaggtatgtaccgcCCCCTCGGTGTACATCCCCGGCGTACACCCCCGGCGTTGAggagcgggggtaatagatatgtgcccagggccccccacctgcccacatggccatggccccaaggacagcagagccatgtccctcacagcagtgcttcagcccctgcccccctcccccccgcacaacagtgccatgccccatccccggggcaggggggagcggaacctctagggtcccccgggaggagggggtgggtcacccagcagcagcagcagcagcagcagcagcagcatgtgatggagtggggggagtgcaaaagcgagactcaggctagatatgagcaacaagctgaatagctcccagggtcAAAGGATGAACCttgggctacagctggcaggtgacacctctgccctgaacaaagaggagggaggagccgagctggctttgaattgggggggcgggggcggcaggtagaggctaggggaagggagagctggaaggcagccagcctgaggagggggaaagctacactccagggggcacccctccgggtcttctccccaggacgggttggaaggactgtctctgactgctgtactgtcactcctgggagaaaccgggcatctgtggcctaagaaacctctcctgccagACCCttctgagtgaagtgagagtcactcccaccaggggacggggtgcagtgcagttggacccctgaaccccatccatcacagcagcatctcccagggacggggatggggaacctgcagttcaggggtggggggacgagggccatggctcggggcccacactaacgcctgtctccattcttctccccccgccgtgttctgcagctgcaccattagaaggaccggaagagagcgccggcgaggcaccAGTGGTCCCGGATTCCcatccggggccatcgctccaggcacgTTCCTCGGCGAAGGACCGAGCGGCCCCATGGtgggcaagacagcggaccccgcaacaccacacgccggcgacggacccccagctgctggctatctATCGTTCACAGCTGGAGGTCGCGGGGCAGCGCATGCGGGTGGAGCAACTCCGTCTCgacctccaggagcgggtgctggcctggagccaagaggcatggggggcctacatggacactttcaactgcTTGGTGGACTATTTGGCCCCCCATGCTGAGCTGGCCACCGCAGcgcctgccctgagtgctccacccaccgcaccacctgctgctccgctcgtcaccGCGCCGTCCATTGTCAccagccaccgagggccggaccgccgagggacacctgggtccagctgagactcgccggacatatcttccggtccgcccggcccccagccagccccggacagggctgcggccgaggcagggctcccggccgcccacccccagtgccggactataggggcgtggggcctgggacgtgcccccccccatatatagtttataagactgttgggacttatttatttgtaccCCCCctttacccccccatgtaaatagttctccccttccttataatccctggttttctttttattgaagaaCATATCCATTATATGCAatcttttttttattgttttatttgtacagaatacttttgttagaagaggtcttgtacatagtttgttcttgttttattataGTTACCAAAAAACAGTTctaagaaaaccagtttcatttgagccacaagtgcgtgctgtcaatcgtccaggaaaagtgtgggggtgtgtggttgggtgctccgtggtgtgggcataggggcagggagcgttgtggaggaagggggggggcagtggggggcctggcagagttcaccccgtggcctcatcatcgaagtgggcccacagggcctcccggacccgggtcccttcggggtccacttggtgactggggggcagcgggtggctgcaggtcggccctgccggcctgcacagcccagccctgaagaaaggcctcccccttgctctccaccagattgtttAGGGcgtagcaggcacccacaatccgGGGGATGTTTTTGggccccgcatccaggcgggtgaggagacatctccagcgccctttgaggcggccaaaggagcgctccaccacctggcacgtgtggttcaggcaatggttgaagtgctcctggctggcaaagAGATGGCCCATAtgcgggtgcatgagccagagccggagtgggtatgccgcatctgcgatgacgcagaggggcatggcagtGTCCCCCGCAGGGATCTCCTgatgggggatgtaggtccccacctccaaccggcggcacaggcccgagttccggaaaacccgggcgtcgtgggtgctgccaggccagcccacataaatgtcctggaaatggccccagctgtccaccaaggcctggaggaccacagaatggtagcccttgcggttgatgtcgTGTCcgccactgtgttgcggggcgcggatggggatgtgagtcccatccagagccctgaagcaattggggaagcccagggtggcaaagcccgcgatggtggcatctggctcCCCCatcctcacgagcctgtggaggagaagggcattgatggcgcgcacgatctgcaaagaaagcacatgggagagcaccaatgaggggtgagcagggtgtgcgtggccctgccctgccctgccctgctctgcccgggccaccctgcccttccctccccccgtgggttctcttacctcaatgaggacagccccaagggtggacttgccgacaccaaactgctgccccacggatcggtagctgtctggagtggccagcttccagacagcgatgccaacccgctTCTCCACtttgagggcacgccgcatgacggtgtcctggtgcctgagtgcgggggtgagccactagcacAGCTCCATAagtgtctgctggctcatcttaaagttcctgagccagcggtcgtcatcccactcctcaaacaccagacgctcccaccagtcggtgctggtggggtagctctacaGGCGGCGTTTGAGGCGGGGGGCAAGGGTCGgagtgctgcacggttgggggttgaatCCTGCTCCCCTgaaggccgctcctcctccggtgtgccaaggaggtgctcagctaccTCCCGCAtcgcatggatcagggcgagccctgttcctgcagggagggctgggtggacctctggctgctgctgctgctgctgctgctgctgggggtccatgactgcgtcgcacgaggtctgtgtgcctatggctcctcagaccgcgtgctgtgcaggctgcgtgtgtctgggagcggccctttaagggatcggctagctggtgccccggaagcgctagtccgccctgtgaccctgtctgcagctgtgcctagcatccctatttcgatgtgtgctactttggcgtgtagacgttccctcgcagcgcctatttcgaagtggtGCTGCGAACGTCGATATTGaacgtggacgttgccagccctggaggacgtgtagacgttattcatcgaaatagcctatttcgatgttgctacatcgaaataagctactttgatgtaggcttcacgtgtcgACGTTGcttaggagaaatagaagtgggtggcaacctgggctggaGCGACAGTGAGAAGGTGgatttcagaatcctgacaaaaggaagtagGGTGAGCAGTAACGTataaacccttgatttcaaaagagcagacttcaacttcttGAGAGAACTAATGGGCAGGATCTCTTGTGAAccgaagatgaagaggaaaagagttcaTGAGAActaacagtattttaaagaagtcttactgaaggcacaggaacaaaccatcccactgtatagtaagaaatgcaaacatggtagccAACCAGCTAGGCTGAACTGGGAAATCCTTCGTCAGCTTCCCATctccaacttgagaccatttttccatgttctgccatctgtgaacactgtgagcagcctctctccagcctctttgcaacctcccttcagtaagttgaaggctgttatcaagtcccccctaaCTCTTctattctgcagactaaacagacccaattccctcaacctttcttcacaggtcatatgctccagccccctaattattttgtatcagagaggtagccgggttagtctgtagcttcaagaacaacaaaaagtcttgtggtacctaatagactaagagatattttggaacataagttttcatgggcaaagtgggtctttgctcacaaaagcttatgctccaaaacatctgttagtccataaggtgccgcaagactttttgttgttctctaataattttggtcgccctccaccggaccctctccagtgtgtccacatccttcctataattgagagcccacaactggacacaatactccagaagcGGCCTCACCAAATCCcagtaaagaggaataatcacttctccggACCTACTGGCAATGCTGCTCTTGatacaacctaatatgccattagctttcttggctacaacggcacactgttgactcatgtcctgcttctcgtccactacgaatcccaggtccttttctgcagaactactaccaagccagtcagaccccagcctggaacaatgcttgggattcttctggcccaagtgcaggactctgcacttgtccttattgaacctaaTCAGaattcttgcagcccagtcttccaatttgtcgaAGTCAGTCttgaccctgtccctgccctccagcatatctacctctccccctagcttagtgtcatcctcaaacttgctgagggtgccatccaacccctcatccaggtcactgataaatatgttgaacggACCAGCACCCAGAACAGAAACTTGGGGCAGTCCACTAGAAACCGATTTAGATTTTGGTtaagtttattttattaattcTGCTCATGAAGAGGGACTCTCATTCTCGCTGTGATCTTGGCCAActcacttctccctctccctccacttATCTACCTGTATAGAGGGGATATGTTTGTCGTCACTTTCCTTCTCAGGTATTTTCAAAATCCTTCAGTGAAAGCTGCTGCACCATGTGATGATAGTTCCTGATGAGAACTGCTGATCTCTGACCCCTTAGTGGAAGCCCCACTGGCCTGCAGAAAGTGTCAGTGTTGCCCTCAGTCATCCTTCTCtaggtctctctctctgcagcctaTGCAGTCATCCTGGGCATTTACGGAGTACCAGTATGTACACGCAACTTGGCGTTATTCCTTCTTTTCTTAGTTATCAACTATAACTTTAAAACATATTCAAATACACAGAACAGCCAACTTACTTGTGgctcagcacaggccagagaggtCTCATCTCCCTTTGGGAAGGCCCATTAATTGCTGTTTACTCCTCAAGCTGGATCAATAGCACAGACATGCAGACACACTTGTCTCCAGCCTGGTTCCATCCAGCTGCTGTTTCTCCCCTAGAGGCCGAGTGATCCCCACGGGTTCTGCCCAGAGCTGTACTATAAATGGTTCCCATCCCGAGCCGGCTTTCGGGGAGGGATGCTGCTGGAGACGCTGGGCTGAGAGAGGTGTGGAACACGGCTGCCTGAGGGGGAACCCCAGGAAAGACACTTCCAGCTCAGAATTCACAGGTACCCATCTCTTGCTGAGGATCTCACCTGCTTTGTAAACTAGTCCATTTTGGCCCTTTTAGGCTACAGCATAAATCTGTGTTTCCCTTTGCTCTGCAGGGACATTAAACATGCCAGAGCCCTTGCCACAGGGGATAAGTTAGCTCCAGTAACACTGGTGTTAATGCTCCCGTTTTCTATGCACCCCCTACTCATTCCCAAAAGTGTCCTCTATCCCCGCAGTGGCTGCGTTTCAGTGGTGCCACCGGGAATCCTTCAGTGTGAAGGGTGTTGGCGGATGTCCAATGCAAGGCTGAATTCTGAGGCTCTGGCCAGTACTTTCCAAGGCTTCATTGAAGCTAAACTGCCCTGGGCGTAGGCACAGAGAAAAGCCCTCAGGAGCCAGCCGTGTGTCAATGCGCAGagcctgccacctcctcctctggcatctcAGGCTCTGGCTGGTAATGGGGAGCGAGTGAGGTGACGGTGTGATCTGCCTGAGTCGCTGGGGCTCCTCACTGCAAGTGTTAGCAGAATTTTCAGCATCGGGATGCCCAGTGTTAGCAGTGTCTCAGCTGAGGTGCTCCGGCAGTGCCACTGTAGTGTTTTAAGCATTACCTGGACGAGTGCCGGGCAACTCGGCCTTTTGCAGCCCAGCTGGGTAACCCGACTGGGGTCACA contains:
- the LOC142001787 gene encoding olfactory receptor 52E2-like → MSDSNTTYFSNPSHFILLGIPGLETVHVWISIPFSAMYIITVLANFTILFIVKIDVALHEPMYYFLCMLAVTDLVLSTATIPKMLSIFWFNSREIGFNACLAQLYFIHSSSVIESGIFVAMGFDRYVAICHPLRHSAILNNHMVAKISLAVVLRGGILILPCTFVARHWPYCRTNIIPYTQCEHMDVVRLACADVRVSSYYGLFLQICMSGLDVFFITVSYIQILRAIFRLPTKEARLKTFGTCTSHICVILTFYIPTVFSSLTARFGDNIPLYFYILISNIYLLVPPMLNPIIYGVRTKQIRDRLLRLFIQKGT